In the Candidatus Baltobacteraceae bacterium genome, one interval contains:
- the plsX gene encoding phosphate acyltransferase PlsX, which yields MGSERRSTWWHLNGKDRPVIAVDAMGGDNAPREIVAGAIAAYRDGFARVVLVGDKERIRPFYTGISEDEIPIVHAPEVIPMDVAPSQAIRGAEHTSLGAAVELVRDDKADAIVSAGSSGAFLAIALIRLRTITGIARPAIGTILPTPIQPVVLIDAGANVDCKPEWLMQFGIMGSAYAQAVLGVKKPRVAIVSIGEERGKGNAQVLEAAELLESAPINFIGNAEGRDVFSGRADVLVTDGFVGNVMLKLAEAESIALQGAIRDALLSSGPDVQLGALLTRRAFTRLKRTLHYETYGGAPLLGLRGNCIVAHGRSSRIAIRNAIRVAATEVHEDVVGKIASLVAPLVQAARA from the coding sequence GTGGGCAGCGAACGTCGGAGTACGTGGTGGCATTTGAACGGTAAGGATAGACCCGTCATTGCGGTTGACGCGATGGGTGGGGACAACGCACCTCGCGAGATCGTTGCCGGCGCAATCGCCGCGTATCGCGACGGATTTGCGCGTGTCGTCTTAGTCGGCGACAAAGAGCGTATCCGGCCGTTCTACACAGGCATAAGCGAAGACGAGATCCCGATCGTGCACGCGCCGGAAGTCATACCGATGGACGTAGCGCCATCGCAGGCGATTCGCGGCGCAGAGCATACGAGCTTAGGCGCGGCCGTCGAGCTCGTGCGTGACGACAAAGCCGACGCGATCGTCTCGGCGGGATCGAGCGGCGCATTTCTGGCGATTGCGTTGATACGCTTGCGAACGATTACGGGGATCGCGCGGCCCGCGATCGGTACGATTTTGCCGACGCCGATTCAACCGGTCGTGCTTATCGACGCCGGCGCGAACGTGGATTGCAAACCCGAGTGGTTGATGCAATTCGGGATCATGGGCTCGGCGTACGCGCAGGCCGTGCTCGGCGTGAAGAAGCCGCGCGTAGCGATCGTATCGATCGGCGAAGAGCGTGGCAAAGGGAATGCGCAAGTCCTCGAGGCAGCCGAGCTACTCGAGTCGGCTCCGATTAACTTCATCGGAAATGCGGAAGGCCGCGATGTCTTTTCGGGCCGCGCCGACGTGCTCGTGACGGATGGTTTCGTCGGTAACGTCATGCTCAAGCTCGCAGAGGCAGAAAGTATTGCTCTGCAGGGGGCGATTCGCGACGCATTGCTCTCGAGCGGCCCGGACGTACAGCTCGGTGCACTCTTGACGCGGCGGGCCTTCACGCGTCTCAAGCGCACTCTGCACTATGAGACATATGGCGGGGCGCCATTGCTCGGGTTGCGCGGAAATTGCATCGTGGCACATGGCCGCAGCAGCCGCATCGCAATTCGCAACGCAATTCGAGTCGCCGCGACCGAAGTGCACGAGGACGTCGTCGGGAAGATCGCGAGTCTGGTCGCGCCGCTCGTACAAGCCGCGCGCGCGTAG
- a CDS encoding DegV family protein: MRVAVVTDSTADLEPEAAAHLGIDVVPLFVNFGESSFRDEIDITRDEFYARLGAGDVLPTTTQASTASYAECFARLADAGREIVCVSISSALSGTINAAYAAAKDVSSAVIHIVDSRTVSAGLMLLVRTAAELAAEGKTGTEIVRKIEELRARQRLFAAIPDLSHAVRTGRVSKGMAMLGGIMKLSPVITLDENGKIAEFARVRTFERALETLVEATVVHVASAAGARIAIVHSRAFRTAEALRDRLLAKLTTRPARLEIVETGPAIAVHAGIGAAGIFSVF, translated from the coding sequence TTGCGCGTCGCAGTCGTCACCGACTCGACGGCCGATCTCGAGCCGGAGGCCGCTGCGCATTTGGGCATCGATGTCGTCCCGCTCTTCGTCAACTTCGGTGAGTCGAGCTTTCGCGACGAAATAGACATCACGCGCGACGAATTCTATGCGCGCTTGGGTGCGGGCGACGTGCTACCGACGACGACGCAAGCTTCGACTGCGAGCTACGCCGAATGCTTTGCGCGTCTTGCCGATGCGGGACGAGAGATCGTTTGCGTCTCGATCTCGAGCGCGCTTTCGGGGACGATCAACGCTGCTTACGCGGCCGCCAAGGATGTCTCTTCTGCGGTGATTCACATCGTCGATTCACGTACGGTCTCGGCAGGCCTCATGCTGCTCGTCCGTACCGCCGCAGAACTGGCGGCAGAAGGAAAGACCGGCACGGAGATCGTGCGGAAGATCGAGGAACTGCGCGCGCGTCAGCGGCTGTTTGCGGCGATACCGGACCTATCGCACGCCGTGCGGACCGGACGGGTCTCCAAAGGAATGGCGATGCTAGGCGGGATCATGAAGCTCTCACCCGTGATCACACTCGACGAGAACGGCAAGATTGCAGAATTTGCGCGAGTACGCACATTCGAACGCGCGCTGGAGACACTTGTAGAGGCAACAGTCGTGCACGTCGCTTCCGCCGCCGGCGCGCGCATCGCGATCGTCCATTCGCGCGCATTCCGAACGGCCGAAGCGCTGCGCGACCGCTTACTTGCGAAACTGACGACGCGGCCGGCCCGCTTGGAGATCGTCGAAACAGGACCCGCAATCGCGGTGCACGCCGGTATCGGAGCCGCCGGTATCTTTTCCGTGTTCTAG
- the hemW gene encoding radical SAM family heme chaperone HemW, whose translation MASIYVHLPFCPYICPYCDFAKWPYRRSSAERYLSGLHAEIASAPPVVASTLFFGGGTPNTIAPEALVELIRALSARFGLAADAEITLEANPDPDLCEALLDYRRAGVNRLSIGAQSFESAELRTLGRQHSPQDVTTVVQRARNAGFDNLSLDLMFAVPGQTLESWKRSVNAALALEPQHISTYALTIEPSTPYEEWQKRQPEAFVGNDLEAEQYRYAIDRLVQAGFGHYEVSNFARSGFRCRHNQNYWLNGEYLGLGVGAASYLEGTRSVHTRDLEEYVRAALSGDPIPGSSERLAGAAQIGEAAMLALRTYEGVDLSRFRERYGIDFLSSYQRSIRDLEGAGMLEITPTHVRLTDAGKFVANDVCAEFIA comes from the coding sequence ATGGCTTCGATCTACGTCCATCTCCCATTTTGCCCGTACATCTGCCCATACTGCGATTTTGCCAAGTGGCCGTACCGGCGCAGCTCGGCGGAACGTTATCTTTCCGGATTGCACGCTGAGATTGCATCCGCGCCGCCGGTGGTGGCGTCGACATTGTTTTTTGGCGGCGGCACCCCGAACACGATTGCGCCGGAGGCGCTCGTCGAGCTGATCCGGGCGCTGAGTGCGCGATTTGGTCTGGCCGCGGACGCCGAGATCACGCTCGAAGCGAATCCGGATCCGGACTTATGCGAGGCCTTGCTCGATTACCGGCGCGCGGGCGTCAACCGTTTGTCGATCGGCGCGCAATCCTTCGAAAGCGCGGAGCTGCGAACGCTGGGCCGGCAGCATTCGCCGCAAGACGTTACGACGGTAGTGCAGCGCGCCCGGAATGCCGGCTTTGACAATCTTTCACTCGATCTTATGTTTGCGGTTCCGGGTCAAACGCTCGAATCGTGGAAGCGTTCGGTAAACGCTGCGCTCGCGCTCGAGCCGCAACACATCTCGACGTACGCGCTCACGATCGAACCGTCAACACCGTACGAGGAATGGCAGAAGCGGCAGCCTGAGGCCTTCGTGGGCAACGATCTAGAAGCCGAGCAATACCGCTACGCGATCGATCGGCTCGTACAAGCCGGATTTGGGCACTACGAGGTTTCAAATTTCGCGCGCTCCGGATTCCGCTGCCGGCACAACCAGAACTATTGGCTAAACGGTGAGTATCTAGGACTCGGCGTTGGCGCGGCTTCGTATCTGGAGGGGACGCGGTCGGTCCATACCCGCGATCTCGAAGAGTACGTCCGCGCCGCGCTTTCCGGCGACCCGATCCCTGGGAGCTCCGAGCGCCTCGCGGGGGCGGCGCAGATCGGCGAGGCTGCGATGCTTGCGCTGCGTACCTACGAAGGAGTCGATCTGTCCCGTTTCCGCGAACGCTATGGGATTGATTTTCTGTCTTCATACCAGCGTTCGATCCGGGACCTCGAGGGGGCCGGGATGCTCGAAATAACACCGACGCACGTTCGCTTGACGGACGCCGGCAAATTTGTAGCCAACGATGTCTGCGCAGAGTTCATCGCGTAA
- a CDS encoding PIN domain-containing protein, translating into MSAQSSSRKPEADVAGALLRVLFAIAFATAGFLLGRELYDRTLSLHVAGARLQLTLLIVSPVVGALAGVLLTPYAQVFFESALSATERSIERRAPSEIAGGVVGLIAGLIIAFLIKSILFDYIRFVGQAGIYVAAVLYLIVSIFAAYLGARVGAKQRVGLGGADGAKAVQKFPAKIIDTSVIVDGRITEIVESGFLDPPYIVPRFVLHEIQLIADSTDGMKRSRGRRALDVLSKLQEIVPIEISEIDYPEVVGVDAKLVRMARETGGRLVTNDYNLNRVAHVEGVAVLNINELANAVKPIVLPGEEMHVAILREGKESQQGVGYLDDGTMIVVENGRRLIGESADVVVTSVLQTVAGRMIFAKTKR; encoded by the coding sequence ATGTCTGCGCAGAGTTCATCGCGTAAGCCCGAAGCCGACGTTGCCGGAGCGCTGCTGCGCGTTCTGTTCGCGATCGCTTTTGCAACGGCGGGATTCTTGCTGGGACGCGAGCTGTACGACCGGACGCTTTCGCTCCACGTAGCAGGGGCGCGTTTACAGCTGACGCTGCTGATCGTTTCCCCCGTCGTCGGTGCGCTGGCGGGCGTGCTCTTGACGCCGTACGCGCAGGTCTTTTTCGAGAGCGCGCTATCCGCCACGGAGCGCAGTATCGAACGCCGAGCTCCAAGTGAGATCGCGGGCGGCGTGGTCGGACTCATCGCCGGATTGATCATCGCATTCCTGATCAAGAGTATTCTCTTCGACTACATTCGCTTCGTCGGCCAGGCCGGGATATACGTTGCCGCGGTGCTGTATTTGATCGTGAGCATCTTCGCCGCGTATCTCGGCGCGCGCGTCGGTGCCAAACAGCGTGTCGGCTTAGGGGGCGCCGACGGCGCGAAAGCCGTGCAGAAATTCCCCGCAAAGATCATCGATACGTCGGTGATCGTTGACGGCCGCATCACCGAGATCGTCGAGAGTGGATTTCTCGACCCGCCATATATCGTTCCGCGCTTCGTGCTTCACGAGATTCAATTGATCGCGGATTCGACCGATGGAATGAAACGGTCGCGCGGACGGCGCGCCCTCGACGTGCTCTCCAAATTGCAGGAAATCGTGCCGATCGAGATCAGCGAGATCGACTATCCCGAGGTCGTCGGTGTCGATGCCAAACTGGTTCGAATGGCGCGCGAGACGGGCGGGCGTCTCGTCACCAACGACTACAACTTGAATCGGGTCGCCCACGTCGAAGGCGTAGCAGTGTTGAACATCAACGAGCTGGCGAACGCGGTCAAGCCGATCGTTCTGCCCGGCGAGGAGATGCACGTCGCGATTTTGCGCGAAGGAAAAGAATCACAACAGGGTGTCGGCTATCTCGACGACGGAACGATGATCGTCGTCGAAAATGGACGCCGCTTGATCGGCGAGAGTGCCGACGTCGTGGTTACGAGCGTTCTGCAGACGGTAGCCGGTCGCATGATTTTTGCAAAGACGAAACGGTGA
- the ispD gene encoding 2-C-methyl-D-erythritol 4-phosphate cytidylyltransferase → MSWGAVIVAAGSGQRFGQPKQLIDIAGKPMLAWSVETFAAMPEVSTLVVTTEAEFVPSVETLVKRAASKLDTRVIVGGAERQDSVRLALVALSEGAGTGPQYAFIHDGARPMIRIEDVRRGMAVVAPGVGALLAIPVVDTIKQVNGSRKVTGTLDRAKLWAAQTPQFGMLDDLLRVHRAAQTQGIRVTDDAALLEDAGLAVIVVEGNAENFKVTVPADLARAELILRERAAV, encoded by the coding sequence GTGAGCTGGGGCGCGGTCATCGTCGCTGCCGGAAGCGGCCAACGTTTCGGACAGCCGAAGCAATTGATCGATATTGCCGGAAAACCAATGCTTGCGTGGTCGGTCGAAACGTTCGCGGCGATGCCGGAAGTCTCGACGCTCGTCGTAACGACCGAAGCCGAATTCGTTCCTTCAGTCGAGACGCTTGTGAAACGCGCGGCGTCCAAACTCGACACGCGGGTGATCGTGGGTGGTGCCGAGCGGCAAGATAGCGTTCGACTCGCGCTGGTCGCGCTCTCCGAAGGTGCGGGAACCGGACCGCAGTATGCGTTCATCCATGACGGCGCCCGTCCGATGATTCGCATCGAGGACGTTCGTCGCGGAATGGCGGTGGTTGCGCCCGGCGTTGGTGCGTTGCTCGCGATCCCGGTCGTCGACACCATCAAGCAAGTCAATGGTTCGCGAAAGGTTACCGGCACGCTCGATCGGGCCAAACTGTGGGCAGCGCAGACGCCGCAATTCGGAATGCTCGATGACCTGCTGCGCGTGCACCGGGCTGCCCAGACGCAGGGAATTCGTGTCACCGACGACGCAGCGTTGCTCGAAGATGCCGGACTGGCCGTGATTGTCGTCGAGGGGAACGCGGAGAATTTCAAGGTAACCGTGCCGGCCGATCTTGCGCGTGCCGAGCTAATCTTGCGTGAGCGGGCCGCAGTCTAA
- the ispF gene encoding 2-C-methyl-D-erythritol 2,4-cyclodiphosphate synthase: MRIGHGFDAHRLEAGRKFVVGGVQIAHDRGPAGHSDGDALAHAISDAILGACALGDLGTHFPSSDERWRDADSMYLLAACVQMAAEAGYQVSNLDATVIVQRPVLAPHIAAIRASLATVLGIELASVSIKAKTTDGMGFTGDGSGIAVHAVALIERR; encoded by the coding sequence ATGCGCATCGGCCACGGTTTTGACGCTCACCGGCTCGAAGCGGGGCGCAAGTTCGTTGTGGGCGGCGTCCAGATCGCACACGATCGAGGACCCGCCGGTCATTCGGATGGCGATGCACTGGCGCATGCGATTTCGGATGCGATCCTCGGCGCGTGCGCGCTCGGTGATTTGGGGACGCATTTCCCTTCCAGCGACGAACGCTGGCGCGACGCGGATTCGATGTATCTGCTGGCGGCGTGCGTCCAGATGGCCGCGGAAGCGGGATATCAGGTGAGCAATCTGGATGCCACCGTCATCGTGCAGCGGCCGGTGCTCGCGCCGCACATTGCTGCAATTCGTGCCTCCCTCGCAACCGTGCTCGGCATTGAGCTCGCGAGCGTGAGCATCAAAGCAAAGACGACCGACGGCATGGGATTCACGGGCGATGGGAGCGGAATTGCCGTGCACGCGGTCGCATTGATCGAGAGACGATGA
- a CDS encoding glutamate--tRNA ligase family protein, with protein sequence MTRLDYDVPQRVRYAPSPTGGLHVGNARTALFNYLLARRTRGAFIVRIEDTDASRNRTETEAPHLEALHWLGLSWDEGPDVGGKYGPYRQSERAEIYRGFAQRLREAGLAYENEGALRFRIPPGKTSIDDLVKGTVVFENALIPDPVIVKTAGGPTYNFAASVDDALMEIDVVVRGDEHLPNTPVQMRILEALDLRAPRYAHVPLILNEQHQKLSKRHDTVSIEEFREIGIQPGAMVDHLALLGWSAPDGREDLTLDELAKVFSLERVQHAGAIFNEGRLLAFNQRALRKLPRERLTVLLTESMQQWGYRQTPEWIGLFIDAYGEELQTIAQARPFVTDLCVDSIELPSEERGLFEDPSVRRLLAAIAGEPDARSIPRLSEQFGVEKKRAYHAVRLALTGHAKGAPLALVFPLLGEARIRARIDAAGASGNRDAANAR encoded by the coding sequence ATGACTCGGCTCGACTACGACGTTCCGCAACGCGTCCGCTATGCACCCTCGCCGACCGGAGGCTTGCATGTCGGGAATGCGCGCACCGCGCTGTTCAATTACCTGCTCGCGCGCCGTACACGCGGTGCGTTCATCGTGCGCATCGAGGATACCGATGCGAGCCGCAACCGCACGGAGACGGAAGCGCCGCATCTCGAAGCGCTTCACTGGCTCGGACTAAGCTGGGACGAAGGCCCAGACGTCGGCGGAAAGTACGGTCCGTACCGTCAATCGGAACGCGCCGAAATCTATCGTGGGTTTGCGCAGCGCTTGCGTGAGGCCGGCCTCGCATATGAAAATGAAGGCGCATTGCGGTTTCGCATCCCGCCAGGCAAGACGAGCATCGATGATCTGGTGAAAGGAACGGTCGTTTTCGAGAACGCTTTGATCCCCGATCCGGTAATCGTCAAAACTGCCGGCGGTCCGACGTATAATTTCGCCGCGTCGGTCGACGACGCGCTGATGGAGATCGATGTCGTCGTGCGCGGGGACGAGCATCTTCCAAACACCCCGGTGCAAATGCGGATTCTCGAAGCACTCGATTTGCGAGCGCCACGCTACGCACATGTGCCGTTGATCCTCAACGAGCAGCACCAAAAGCTTTCGAAGCGTCACGATACCGTGAGTATCGAGGAGTTTCGCGAGATCGGTATTCAGCCGGGTGCCATGGTCGATCATCTCGCGCTTCTAGGATGGTCCGCGCCTGACGGACGTGAGGACTTGACGCTCGATGAGCTCGCAAAAGTCTTCTCACTCGAACGCGTGCAGCACGCGGGCGCGATCTTCAACGAAGGAAGGTTGCTGGCGTTCAATCAGCGCGCGTTGCGGAAGCTGCCGCGCGAGCGTCTGACCGTGCTACTGACGGAGTCGATGCAACAGTGGGGATACCGGCAAACGCCTGAGTGGATCGGCTTGTTCATCGACGCATACGGCGAAGAGCTGCAAACGATCGCGCAAGCGCGTCCATTCGTGACCGACCTCTGTGTAGACTCGATCGAGCTGCCATCCGAAGAGCGCGGTCTTTTCGAGGACCCCAGCGTCCGGCGCTTGCTGGCGGCGATTGCGGGCGAACCGGACGCGCGCAGCATCCCACGGCTTTCCGAGCAGTTCGGCGTCGAGAAGAAGCGAGCGTATCACGCGGTCCGCCTCGCGCTGACCGGGCACGCAAAGGGCGCGCCACTCGCGCTCGTCTTCCCGCTTCTCGGTGAAGCGCGCATCCGCGCGCGCATCGACGCGGCCGGCGCTTCCGGCAACCGTGACGCGGCAAATGCGCGTTAG
- the cysE gene encoding serine O-acetyltransferase, whose protein sequence is MTRPWETFLADLRAPLERDPAADGILDIVLSYPGFHAITAHRALHAMYKAGVPVLPRFLAHIVRFATGIEIHPGAMIGEGFFIDHGMGVVIGATTIIGRNVTLYQGVTLGGTSLKPGKRHPTLLDNVVVGVGAAILGDILVGENAHVGAGSVVVKDVPPGATVVGIPGRIVSKDGKPAPEAAEAEPTSRAQVQMPDPTATMIARLEARIRTLEERLRIAQAAAETVATETEVEIEPDSLDAAAL, encoded by the coding sequence ATGACGAGACCTTGGGAAACGTTCCTCGCCGATCTCCGGGCGCCGCTCGAGCGCGACCCGGCAGCCGACGGCATTCTGGACATCGTGCTGTCGTATCCAGGCTTCCACGCGATCACCGCGCACCGTGCGCTTCACGCGATGTACAAAGCGGGCGTGCCGGTCCTGCCGCGATTTCTCGCGCACATCGTACGCTTTGCAACCGGAATCGAGATTCATCCGGGAGCGATGATCGGCGAGGGGTTTTTCATCGATCATGGGATGGGCGTCGTGATCGGCGCTACGACGATCATTGGGCGGAACGTCACGTTGTATCAGGGCGTAACATTAGGCGGTACGTCGCTCAAACCCGGAAAACGGCATCCGACATTACTCGACAACGTCGTCGTCGGCGTCGGTGCAGCGATCCTGGGTGACATCCTCGTCGGCGAGAATGCGCACGTCGGTGCAGGCTCCGTCGTCGTCAAAGACGTTCCGCCGGGCGCAACGGTCGTCGGCATCCCGGGCCGGATCGTTTCGAAAGACGGAAAACCCGCGCCGGAAGCGGCCGAAGCCGAACCCACGTCGCGCGCACAAGTGCAAATGCCCGATCCGACGGCGACGATGATCGCGCGCCTCGAAGCTCGGATTCGCACGCTCGAGGAGCGCCTGCGCATCGCGCAGGCCGCAGCCGAGACGGTCGCAACCGAGACCGAAGTCGAAATCGAGCCTGACAGTCTGGATGCTGCGGCTCTATAA
- the cysS gene encoding cysteine--tRNA ligase has product MLRLYNTRSRRVEEFAPVREGEVRIYVCGLTPSGEPHLGHARSFLFFDVFRRYLRHLGYKVTYVQNVTDIDDRSIEASRQEGRPWHEIIERYYSSFKRSMRRLGVAEPDVEPRATEYIPQILKMIEELVGTGHAYASEDGVYFRVASFPAYGKLSGENPDELMIGARIRENEKKQNPLDFALWKFEKPGEPSWPSSFGPGRPGWHIECSAMAHDLLGEPFDIHGGGADLIFPHHENEIAQSESILPPPMVNVWMHGGLLTFEQRKMSKSLGNYEPLYELLDRADTQAIRLLFLQTGYRKRMNFTEDSFSGATVAVNKLRKAWRTLTSGTSVDFETHAEHDGIVTRIEEALADDMNTAAALAVVFETVNRAEEYVQRGEALDAARALGYALTLLGLAPDERWLTEPVIEVDIDAKAERLRESLEAVVGFDGDSGERIIAHAIAARDEARRNRNFALADQIRDALVAERIELRDTREGTTTWTLAGE; this is encoded by the coding sequence ATGCTGCGGCTCTATAACACTCGCTCGCGCCGGGTCGAAGAATTTGCGCCGGTGCGCGAGGGCGAGGTTCGGATATACGTCTGTGGATTGACGCCCTCGGGTGAACCGCACCTCGGTCACGCGCGCTCGTTTTTATTCTTCGACGTCTTTCGGCGCTATTTGCGGCACCTCGGTTACAAAGTTACCTACGTGCAAAACGTAACCGATATCGACGACCGCTCGATCGAGGCGTCACGTCAAGAAGGCCGCCCATGGCATGAAATCATCGAGCGGTATTACTCGAGCTTCAAACGCTCGATGCGGCGCCTGGGCGTCGCAGAACCCGACGTCGAACCGCGCGCGACGGAATATATTCCACAGATCCTGAAGATGATCGAGGAATTGGTTGGAACCGGCCATGCGTACGCGAGCGAGGACGGCGTCTACTTCCGCGTCGCATCGTTTCCGGCGTACGGCAAACTCTCCGGCGAAAACCCCGACGAGCTGATGATCGGCGCGCGTATTCGCGAGAACGAGAAGAAGCAGAACCCGCTTGATTTCGCGCTATGGAAATTTGAGAAACCGGGCGAGCCGTCGTGGCCCTCGAGTTTCGGTCCGGGCCGGCCCGGATGGCACATCGAGTGCTCGGCGATGGCACACGATCTGCTCGGCGAGCCGTTTGACATTCACGGCGGCGGCGCGGATCTGATCTTCCCGCATCACGAGAACGAAATCGCGCAAAGTGAATCGATCCTGCCGCCGCCGATGGTGAATGTCTGGATGCATGGCGGGCTGCTCACCTTCGAGCAGCGTAAGATGTCGAAATCACTCGGCAACTACGAGCCGCTTTACGAGCTGCTCGATCGTGCCGATACGCAAGCGATTCGACTCCTGTTTTTGCAGACGGGATATCGCAAGCGCATGAATTTCACGGAAGATTCGTTCAGCGGGGCGACCGTCGCAGTCAACAAGCTGCGAAAGGCCTGGCGTACTCTGACGAGCGGCACATCCGTCGATTTCGAGACGCACGCCGAACATGACGGCATCGTCACGCGTATCGAGGAAGCGCTGGCTGACGATATGAATACGGCAGCGGCCCTCGCAGTCGTTTTCGAGACGGTGAATCGCGCCGAAGAATACGTCCAGCGCGGCGAAGCGCTCGATGCGGCACGTGCGCTCGGATACGCGCTGACGCTGCTGGGACTGGCTCCGGATGAGCGTTGGCTCACGGAACCCGTGATCGAAGTCGACATCGACGCCAAAGCGGAGCGGTTGCGCGAGAGCTTGGAGGCGGTCGTTGGTTTCGACGGCGATAGCGGCGAGCGAATCATCGCGCACGCAATAGCTGCGCGCGATGAAGCCCGTCGCAACAGAAATTTCGCGCTCGCCGATCAGATTCGCGATGCGCTTGTCGCCGAACGCATCGAGCTGCGCGATACGCGCGAAGGAACGACGACCTGGACCCTCGCCGGCGAGTAA
- the rlmB gene encoding 23S rRNA (guanosine(2251)-2'-O)-methyltransferase RlmB — MVYGVHAVSEALAGGEKLLRIHIGDVRRRDPALRELLAAATDAAIPVRFEGRGFFAQFPYKAHQSVVAFTAPFDYVTLEDVLERRKRRAASPALIVVLDHITDPHNLGAIIRTAEAVAADAVVVPERRSAGVNATVRKAAAGATAYVPIVRVANVAQSLRSLKNAGLWIAGADLSEQAVPYDQADLRADLALVIGAEGAGISPVVRKECDWVLGIPMAGRIASLNASVAAAVLLFEVRRQRAAC; from the coding sequence ATCGTCTACGGCGTTCACGCCGTTTCGGAAGCGCTCGCAGGCGGTGAGAAGCTGTTGCGCATTCATATCGGCGATGTACGGCGGCGCGATCCGGCGCTCCGCGAGCTGCTCGCGGCCGCAACCGATGCGGCTATTCCGGTGCGCTTTGAAGGCCGCGGATTCTTCGCGCAGTTTCCCTACAAAGCGCATCAGAGCGTCGTCGCATTCACGGCACCCTTCGACTACGTCACCCTCGAAGACGTGCTCGAGCGGCGAAAGCGCCGCGCGGCGTCGCCGGCACTCATCGTCGTCCTCGACCACATCACCGATCCGCACAATCTGGGCGCGATCATCCGGACTGCGGAGGCGGTCGCGGCGGACGCCGTTGTCGTACCCGAGCGCCGGAGCGCCGGCGTCAATGCGACCGTGCGCAAAGCCGCCGCCGGCGCCACGGCTTACGTTCCGATTGTCCGGGTGGCGAACGTGGCGCAATCGCTGCGCAGTCTTAAAAACGCCGGACTCTGGATCGCCGGGGCCGATCTCTCGGAGCAGGCGGTTCCCTACGATCAGGCTGACCTGCGGGCAGACCTGGCGCTCGTCATCGGTGCCGAGGGGGCCGGCATCTCGCCGGTCGTTCGCAAGGAGTGCGACTGGGTGCTGGGCATCCCGATGGCGGGCCGGATTGCCTCTTTGAATGCATCCGTGGCCGCGGCTGTGCTACTCTTCGAGGTACGCCGTCAACGGGCAGCTTGTTGA
- the sigH gene encoding RNA polymerase sporulation sigma factor SigH, whose amino-acid sequence MALTQPSEGTLDYHERPDEDLVAIAKSGDNLAMEFLLNKYKNFVRIKAKSYFLIGADREDIIQEGMIGLYKAVRDFKADKLSSFRAFAELCITRQIITAIKTATRQKHIPLNQYISLNKPIYDEDSERTLLDVMASQKTSDPEELVINQEVSEDIKERIQENLSDLESQVLLSYLEGKSYQEMARDLNRHVKSIDNALQRVKRKIEKNLSEIELP is encoded by the coding sequence ATGGCGCTCACGCAGCCGTCCGAGGGAACGCTCGATTATCACGAGCGGCCGGACGAGGACCTTGTCGCTATCGCGAAATCAGGCGACAACCTCGCAATGGAGTTCTTGCTCAACAAATATAAGAACTTCGTGCGCATCAAAGCGAAGAGTTATTTTCTCATCGGCGCCGACCGCGAAGACATTATCCAAGAAGGGATGATCGGACTCTACAAAGCGGTTCGCGACTTCAAGGCCGACAAGCTTTCGAGCTTTCGTGCGTTTGCCGAGTTGTGCATTACACGTCAGATCATCACGGCCATCAAGACCGCGACGCGGCAGAAGCACATTCCGCTCAATCAATATATCTCGCTGAATAAGCCGATCTATGATGAAGACAGCGAGCGCACGCTGCTCGACGTCATGGCTTCACAGAAAACGAGCGATCCTGAAGAGCTCGTCATCAACCAAGAAGTCTCTGAAGATATCAAAGAACGTATCCAAGAGAATCTCTCGGATCTTGAATCGCAAGTTTTGCTCAGTTACCTCGAGGGCAAGAGCTATCAGGAAATGGCGCGCGATTTAAATCGTCACGTGAAATCGATCGACAATGCGTTGCAACGCGTCAAGCGCAAGATCGAGAAGAATCTCTCCGAGATCGAGCTTCCGTAA